The window ACAGAATGACGGTAAGGTGTTCGTTCTGTTCGACGGTGACGACAAGAACGAGAGTACGGCCGGATGGTTCCATGTGGACTATGTCCGGGTGACGGGAACGGTGCCCGTGAACATCTGACGGGTGTTCGGCAAGGTAGAGGTAATACTGTATAAAAACGAAAGGGGATCTCTTAACAGAGGTCCCCTTTCGTTTACGAATAAAGGAGCAAAAAGGCATGCAGATGCAGGAATTTACGTGTGAGTTTGACGGAGAAAAGTGGAGCCGTCCGTCCGGTCCCGGACGCCCCCCGCGTTTCTGTCCGAAACACCGCCCGGCGAAGCCAACGAGTACGCCGAATCAGAGGCTTACTTGCCAGCATTGCGGCGGTCCGTGGAACCGGAAGGCCGTACCGGGTCCGCTCCCGCGCTACTGCCCGATCTGTGAAGCCTTCCCTAGGGAAGAGGAACCGAAGCGGCGACACAAGGCATTTTCGACGCTTCTTGCGACCGCTCAGGCAGGTGTGCCGGTAATGCTTGTGGGTCCGGCCGGCTCCGGGAAGTCTACCGCAGGTCGTCAGGTAGCCGAAGAAATGGGACTGTCGTTCAAGTCGGAATCATGTAATCCGATGATGACGAAGTGGGATCTTTTCGGGTTTGTCGGCCCCAACGGAAATTACATTCCCGGAGTAATCCGTGAGGCATTCGAAAAGGGCGGCGTCATTCTTTTGGATGAAATGGACGCGTCGAATCCTGCCGTACTGGTTTCTATCAACCTCCTCGCGTCCGTCGAGGCAGGAGAAACGGTTACGTTCCCCGATGGGAAGAACGTGCCCCGTCACGAGAATTTCGTACTGATTGCAGGTGCGAACACGTTCGGGGACGGTGCAAGCAATGATTACGTGGGACGTGAGCAGTTGGACGCGGCCACACTCGACCGATTCGCCATAGTCGAATGGTCGTATGATGAGGCTCTGGAGCAAAAGGCGGCCGGAGAGGACCAAACTGATTGGGTGATCTACGTTCAGGAGGTCCGGGCAGCTGCTGAGCTTGCCGGAGTTTCGCTACTGGTTACCCCGCGCGCCAGCATCAACGGCGCGAAGCTGCTTCGAAAGGGGATGGACCGGGAGACCGTCGCCAATTTGGTACTCTGGAAGGGAGTAAGCCCGGACGCGAAGCGGTCGATACTCGCGAAGATGTAACCGGTCGTAATGGTGGGAGGGGGGCTCCGCCCCCCTCCCCTTGGCGGAAATGCTTTCACCAAGGGAAAGGCTTTTTAGAAATGGACGTATTCCGGCAGTTTGGCAGTCTTTCCGCCTTTGTCGATTTTGCCAAGGGGCCCAGCGATATGCCGACGTATCGCCGTTCCTCTCGCACAAAGGGGAATCAGGAGTTTACCGGTACGTCGAGCTGGGAGGAGGCAACTCACCTTGCCGATGGATGGCAGGAAGGGGCGCGACGTTTCGCGCAGCAAAGCGTGACGCTCGCCCCCAAGGGCAGGAAGACCCGCCGAACCACCGCTATGCGGGAAGTAGGCCCCGGCGTGTTGTCCATGGGAAATTACCTCACCGGTCACCCGCAGCCATATGTCACGCTGCAAGAGACCAACCGCCCCCGTCCGGGAAAAGGAAAGATCGTTCGGTT of the Alkalihalobacillus sp. TS-13 genome contains:
- a CDS encoding AAA family ATPase codes for the protein MLVGPAGSGKSTAGRQVAEEMGLSFKSESCNPMMTKWDLFGFVGPNGNYIPGVIREAFEKGGVILLDEMDASNPAVLVSINLLASVEAGETVTFPDGKNVPRHENFVLIAGANTFGDGASNDYVGREQLDAATLDRFAIVEWSYDEALEQKAAGEDQTDWVIYVQEVRAAAELAGVSLLVTPRASINGAKLLRKGMDRETVANLVLWKGVSPDAKRSILAKM